The genomic region ATCACCTTATAGGCAATGGGCCGCCCACCCTCGCCGTCGGCGGCAGATACCGGTTTTGCCATTGCCTGTGATCAGAAGCTGGTGATTACACGGAAGTGGAACTGACCATCATGATCGTCATCCACCAGATCCGGTGTATGCAGTTTCCAGCCATAGGCCAGCTCCGCGGACAGGTTTTTGTCGTATTGGTAGACCAGGCCGACACCCGCACCCGCAAGATGTGCATTTTTCTCGCCAACCGACTTGGTGCCATTGATCGAAACCGCGCCGAAGTCGAAGAAGGCATAGGCCCGCAACGCATCCTGCACGCCGTTTGAGGCAAGGCGCATGGCCGGTCCCTGCAGTTCGAGACGGGCGATGAAACCATTGTCGCCGCGCACCGAATTTTCGTCGAAACCGCGCACCGAATTCAGCCCGCCAAGATACATCATTTCGCTCGGCAACAGCCGGTCGGATGCTGCCTGCAGATCGACATCGGCGTTAAAGCGCATGTCGCCGGGCAGGAAGATCGTGTGATCGATACCGGCTCTCAGATAGACATAGTGTACGCCTGCGCCCGAACGCGAACCGTCGAAGGCCTCATCGGTATTGTCGTCAAACAATCCGCCCGGTGACCACCACAACCCGGCATGGGCAAGGGTGGAGCTCTTCGAATCGCCCCGCTGGCCGGTCATCTGTGCAAAGAACTGGCCGATCTGGGTCTGGTTGCCGAAGGCGTTAATTCCGCCGAACTCGAAATCGTTGTTCGACTTCTTGTATTCAAAGCCGTAACGCGCATCCCGCGACCAGTCGCGCAGACGGTTCATCTGCTGGATGATGGTGGCGGAAAGCTGCACGCTTTCACCCGTCGTAAATCCGGGACCGGTTTCCGCCCCGCTGTCGACCCAGGCGCCTGCAAGCTGCAGGTCGGCCCGGTGCCAGATCGGAAGGGTATAGGTCACCGCATGGGCAGAAAGGGCGTCAGTGCCTTCTTCCGACGTGGTGTACTGATAGGAAAGTTCGTGATCGAGCCCCCACAGATCGCCGATCGAAAAACCGCCGAACAACCTGTATTCGCCAACACCGCCCGAGCCGGTGTTATCGGCACCGAAGAACACCACCCAGGGCTTGTCCTCTGTTACCTGGAAGGTCAGATCGGTGGCGCTGAAGCTGTCGCCGGGCGAATAAACTGCATCGACGCGGCGGTGGAAACGCCGGCTTTTCCAGCGCAGATGATCAAGTACCGCAGCTTCCTCAACCACATCCCCCTGGCCGAGCGGAAAGCCCTCGCCATAGTATTCGGGATTGGACGTATTGCCGGAAACTTCCACATTACCGACCCGGCCGACAACGGCAATGATCTG from Salaquimonas pukyongi harbors:
- a CDS encoding ShlB/FhaC/HecB family hemolysin secretion/activation protein, which translates into the protein MSGKMLGMGVAVAAMTMGVISTDAIFHPGVANAQALDPITQGIKRDPNNEVRLDARDTIEVSEDETQILPVLKGVVIVNSPGQVAEGGTSASGVEARGDVAPAEVVNAASAYIGSPVSLASLDRMSRDMVLAFRDAGLPVVNVVIPPQDVSNGVVQIIAVVGRVGNVEVSGNTSNPEYYGEGFPLGQGDVVEEAAVLDHLRWKSRRFHRRVDAVYSPGDSFSATDLTFQVTEDKPWVVFFGADNTGSGGVGEYRLFGGFSIGDLWGLDHELSYQYTTSEEGTDALSAHAVTYTLPIWHRADLQLAGAWVDSGAETGPGFTTGESVQLSATIIQQMNRLRDWSRDARYGFEYKKSNNDFEFGGINAFGNQTQIGQFFAQMTGQRGDSKSSTLAHAGLWWSPGGLFDDNTDEAFDGSRSGAGVHYVYLRAGIDHTIFLPGDMRFNADVDLQAASDRLLPSEMMYLGGLNSVRGFDENSVRGDNGFIARLELQGPAMRLASNGVQDALRAYAFFDFGAVSINGTKSVGEKNAHLAGAGVGLVYQYDKNLSAELAYGWKLHTPDLVDDDHDGQFHFRVITSF